One genomic segment of Streptomyces sp. NBC_00239 includes these proteins:
- a CDS encoding GNAT family N-acetyltransferase translates to MPTTTLVPPNWRYAWNNSAAPLVVRAHALTAAAARPSVTVSRPTGGPDGGSPTLAYGGLAHGLTHVLPFLEQRRGAGAQHSRRRTTWAELADGRAATGADLLAVGLLRRAAPRTAPRHCLLLPFRISLSVPVGPDPQEVVQRLSRKARQQHARELRSRDRTLEVATSEADFHSFYDGMHRPTMRNRHRDAARSEERRSALVCLFRRGVLFFLRESGRRVAGMLCRLEGATLVVRLAGVEAGGEEPYRSGTYMAMYVLILQWAAEHGLTRVDLSGCEPFLSKGIFQFKRKMHPEVTLPDNHFRDKRLMLRVLRDTPEVRDLLTANPVLAYDTTGGALEAVYFHDADRPARTDLRWQCPGVSGQRAVDLDEFLDGLPRSTPRTPAAQPARP, encoded by the coding sequence ATGCCCACCACGACGCTCGTCCCACCCAACTGGCGGTACGCCTGGAACAACAGCGCCGCCCCGCTCGTCGTCCGCGCCCATGCGCTGACGGCCGCGGCCGCCCGCCCGTCCGTCACGGTGTCCCGACCGACCGGCGGCCCGGACGGCGGGAGCCCGACCCTGGCGTACGGCGGACTCGCGCACGGCCTCACCCACGTACTGCCGTTCCTCGAACAGCGCCGCGGAGCCGGCGCGCAGCACAGCCGCCGCCGCACCACCTGGGCGGAACTGGCCGACGGCCGCGCCGCGACCGGCGCGGACCTCCTCGCGGTCGGCCTGCTCCGCCGCGCCGCCCCGCGGACGGCTCCGCGCCACTGCCTGCTGCTGCCCTTCCGGATCAGCCTGTCGGTTCCGGTGGGCCCCGACCCGCAGGAGGTCGTCCAGCGGCTCTCGCGCAAGGCCCGCCAGCAGCACGCCAGGGAGCTCCGCTCCCGCGACCGCACCCTCGAAGTCGCCACCTCCGAAGCCGACTTCCACTCCTTCTACGACGGCATGCACCGGCCGACCATGCGCAACCGGCACCGCGACGCCGCCCGCTCGGAGGAACGGCGCAGCGCCCTCGTCTGCCTCTTCCGGCGCGGCGTGCTGTTCTTCCTGCGCGAGTCGGGCCGCCGGGTGGCGGGGATGCTGTGCCGCCTGGAGGGCGCCACGCTGGTCGTCCGGCTGGCCGGCGTCGAGGCCGGCGGCGAGGAGCCCTACCGCTCCGGCACGTACATGGCGATGTACGTGTTGATCCTCCAGTGGGCCGCCGAGCACGGCCTGACCCGGGTCGACCTCTCGGGCTGCGAGCCCTTCCTGAGCAAGGGCATCTTCCAGTTCAAGCGCAAGATGCACCCCGAAGTCACCCTGCCCGACAACCACTTCCGGGACAAGCGGCTGATGCTGCGCGTCCTGCGCGACACCCCGGAGGTCCGGGACCTCCTCACCGCCAACCCCGTACTGGCGTACGACACCACGGGCGGCGCCCTGGAGGCCGTGTACTTCCACGACGCGGACCGGCCCGCCCGGACGGACCTGCGCTGGCAGTGCCCGGGCGTGAGCGGCCAACGCGCCGTCGACCTGGACGAGTTCCTCGACGGCCTGCCCCGTTCCACCCCGCGGACCCCCGCCGCGCAACCCGCGCGCCCCTGA
- a CDS encoding DUF6002 family protein, which yields MSETGRAAVTGQVVHNALDRYFEEIRTAARKVTAERTTAADIPLELAAKHPSFAKFTEVTDIGLTQVDARTHILDLMRNPGARTTKTMASLLMIARAADHIRRTGERVLLFTPTSGNKGTALRDAVARAHATGLATPDELRIVMLAPEASRTKLRDCALTADQALRTANPVTLARVEQPADVKLLSSEVVRRHATEILDTTGFRVWYTLDLDNYRIADAARAFAEAELLPITADSAPRVHVHSVSSAFGLLGYHLGHRLLTEGLPGHAVPARHPGFHLVQQLATADMVTSLLGAKVPDYTYDEAAGVWRQDSMAEFPAVTDDPEEVIDPTFYTKEPATRTQLNEIVARHGGGGIVVSRRECLEHFAHVRELAAAAGIEIAADPSLIREWSLVKALTGVLISRERGLLAPDTDVVVHGSGYYSDALLPALREEHLTRVATVDDLARAVLAAAHA from the coding sequence ATGTCCGAAACGGGCCGTGCGGCCGTCACCGGCCAGGTCGTGCACAACGCGCTCGACCGGTACTTCGAGGAGATCCGTACCGCCGCGCGGAAGGTGACCGCCGAGCGGACCACCGCCGCCGACATCCCCCTCGAACTCGCCGCGAAACACCCGTCCTTCGCGAAGTTCACCGAGGTCACCGACATCGGTCTGACCCAGGTGGACGCGCGCACCCACATCCTCGACCTGATGCGCAACCCGGGCGCGAGGACCACCAAGACCATGGCCTCCCTGCTCATGATCGCCCGCGCGGCCGACCACATCCGCCGCACCGGCGAGCGCGTACTGCTGTTCACCCCGACCTCCGGCAACAAGGGAACGGCCCTGCGCGACGCCGTGGCCCGCGCCCACGCCACCGGGCTGGCCACCCCCGACGAACTGCGCATCGTCATGCTCGCCCCCGAGGCCTCCCGCACCAAGCTGCGCGACTGCGCGCTCACCGCGGACCAGGCGCTGCGCACCGCCAACCCCGTGACCCTGGCCCGGGTCGAGCAGCCGGCCGACGTCAAGCTGCTCAGCAGCGAGGTGGTGCGACGGCACGCCACCGAGATCCTCGACACCACCGGCTTCCGCGTCTGGTACACCCTGGACCTCGACAACTACCGGATCGCCGACGCGGCCCGCGCGTTCGCCGAGGCGGAACTCCTGCCCATCACGGCCGACTCCGCGCCGCGCGTCCACGTGCACTCCGTGTCCAGCGCCTTCGGGCTGCTCGGCTACCACCTCGGGCACCGGCTGCTCACCGAGGGACTGCCCGGGCACGCCGTGCCCGCCCGCCACCCCGGATTCCACCTGGTCCAGCAGCTCGCCACGGCCGACATGGTGACCAGCCTCCTCGGCGCGAAGGTCCCGGACTACACGTACGACGAGGCGGCCGGCGTGTGGCGCCAGGACTCCATGGCGGAGTTCCCCGCCGTCACCGACGACCCCGAAGAGGTGATCGACCCGACCTTCTACACCAAGGAGCCGGCCACCCGCACCCAGCTCAACGAGATCGTCGCCCGCCACGGCGGCGGCGGGATCGTGGTCTCCCGCCGGGAGTGCCTGGAGCACTTCGCCCACGTACGGGAACTGGCCGCCGCCGCGGGCATAGAGATCGCCGCCGACCCGTCCCTCATCCGCGAGTGGTCGCTGGTCAAGGCACTCACCGGGGTACTGATCTCCCGGGAACGCGGCCTCCTGGCACCCGACACCGACGTCGTGGTGCACGGCTCCGGCTACTACAGCGACGCACTGCTCCCCGCGCTGCGCGAGGAGCACCTCACCCGCGTCGCCACCGTCGACGACCTCGCACGGGCCGTCCTCGCGGCCGCGCACGCGTAG
- a CDS encoding non-ribosomal peptide synthetase gives MDIIERFEERARTAPGSPAIVAGREQVGYGELDTRANRLAHFLRSRGAGPETVVGICMSRRPEAFVAMLAALKTGAAFQPLDPGHPAQRLVESLTASGALLLLTERALAREFDGAPLPVLPCEDLAAGLDVYPATRPDRLLPEQGLRCVIFTSGSTGRPKGIGLTSASIANVADWAVTRLPGPQVFLQFTSLGFDVSLQEIFGALLSGGSLVLVEERHRQDPAALLDLMARERVQRVYLSPAFLRQLARTALQDPDLIRRLVLTEIVAAGEPLRLTPEIRRFLGALDGTVLENQYGPSETHQATACTLTGGLPAWPDSPPLGRTLPGVRGHVLDADLAPVPDGEPGELHIAGTGVNRGYLGRPDLTAERFLPDPYGPPGSRMYRTGDLVRRDADGGQLEFIGRIDGQVKIRGHRVEPAEVDAVLAGHPDVQEAATVARQSAEGSWQLTAYLVPAPGRALPGRAALRAYAEQRLPSYMVPAALVPIDALPLNKNGKLDRAALPRPDGPLDPAAASVPPQNPQQEIIHDIWAEALERERIGIDDAFLDLGGDSLRAMWIVSRVRQAFGVDLEVRALFDAPTVRALAHTVEEALIAEITAAPAADL, from the coding sequence TTGGACATCATCGAGCGTTTCGAAGAACGGGCCCGGACCGCACCCGGCAGCCCGGCGATCGTGGCCGGCCGGGAGCAGGTCGGCTACGGCGAGCTGGACACCCGCGCCAATCGGCTCGCGCACTTCCTGCGGAGCCGGGGCGCGGGGCCGGAGACGGTGGTCGGCATCTGCATGAGCCGCCGCCCCGAGGCATTCGTCGCCATGCTCGCGGCCCTGAAGACCGGCGCCGCCTTCCAGCCGCTCGACCCGGGCCACCCCGCGCAGCGGCTCGTGGAGAGCCTCACCGCCTCGGGCGCGCTGCTCCTGCTCACCGAGCGGGCACTGGCCCGGGAGTTCGACGGCGCCCCGCTCCCCGTGCTGCCGTGCGAGGACCTGGCCGCCGGACTCGACGTGTACCCGGCGACCCGGCCCGACCGGCTCCTGCCCGAGCAGGGCCTGCGCTGCGTCATCTTCACGTCCGGGTCCACCGGGCGCCCCAAGGGCATCGGCCTGACCTCGGCGTCGATCGCGAACGTCGCCGACTGGGCGGTCACCCGGCTGCCCGGGCCGCAGGTCTTCCTGCAGTTCACCTCGCTCGGCTTCGACGTCTCGCTCCAGGAGATCTTCGGCGCGCTGCTCAGCGGCGGCTCGCTGGTCCTCGTGGAGGAGCGGCACCGGCAGGACCCGGCGGCCCTGCTCGATCTGATGGCCCGTGAGCGGGTCCAACGGGTCTACCTCTCACCCGCGTTCCTCCGGCAGCTCGCCCGCACCGCCCTCCAGGACCCCGACCTCATCCGGCGGCTGGTACTGACCGAGATCGTCGCGGCCGGTGAACCCCTGCGGCTGACACCCGAGATCCGCCGGTTCCTCGGGGCACTGGACGGCACGGTCCTGGAGAACCAGTACGGCCCTTCCGAGACGCACCAGGCCACCGCCTGCACCCTGACCGGAGGCCTGCCGGCGTGGCCCGACAGCCCACCCCTCGGCCGGACCCTCCCCGGCGTGCGCGGCCACGTCCTGGACGCGGACCTCGCCCCCGTACCGGACGGCGAACCGGGCGAGCTCCACATCGCCGGCACCGGGGTCAACCGGGGGTACCTCGGGCGTCCCGACCTGACGGCGGAGCGGTTCCTCCCCGACCCGTACGGGCCACCGGGCAGCCGGATGTACCGCACCGGCGACCTGGTCCGGCGTGACGCCGACGGCGGCCAGCTGGAGTTCATCGGCCGCATCGACGGCCAGGTGAAGATCCGCGGGCACCGGGTCGAGCCGGCCGAGGTGGACGCCGTCCTCGCCGGCCACCCGGACGTGCAGGAGGCGGCGACCGTCGCCCGGCAGTCCGCCGAGGGCAGCTGGCAGCTGACCGCCTACCTGGTCCCGGCACCCGGCCGTGCGCTGCCCGGCCGGGCCGCCCTGCGCGCCTACGCCGAGCAGCGGCTCCCCTCCTACATGGTGCCCGCCGCGCTGGTCCCGATCGACGCCCTGCCGCTCAACAAGAACGGCAAGCTGGACCGCGCCGCCCTGCCCCGGCCGGACGGCCCCCTCGACCCGGCCGCCGCATCCGTCCCCCCGCAGAACCCCCAGCAGGAGATCATCCACGACATCTGGGCCGAAGCCCTGGAACGCGAACGCATCGGCATCGACGACGCCTTCCTCGACCTGGGCGGCGACTCCCTGCGCGCCATGTGGATCGTCTCCCGCGTCCGCCAGGCCTTCGGCGTGGACCTGGAGGTCCGCGCCCTGTTCGACGCGCCCACCGTGCGCGCCCTCGCCCACACGGTGGAGGAGGCCCTCATCGCGGAGATCACCGCCGCGCCCGCCGCCGACCTCTGA
- a CDS encoding MbtH family protein: MRRCSPGSAIAPRWIASSRTHGGVGGLRISNPRRRNQRQLNEVRGPLRYSRLSGHGGRGGGSRTERSVRGLAGRRLPVRRSAADDPSEQRSPAGPAGRRHHQRSEDDAVFKVVINHEEQHSIWPADREAPAGWTEVGVAGSKDECLEYVRGAWPDITPLSVRRALAES; the protein is encoded by the coding sequence GTGCGGCGGTGCTCCCCGGGGTCCGCGATCGCGCCCCGCTGGATTGCGTCCTCCCGCACTCACGGCGGGGTCGGCGGCCTCAGGATCAGCAACCCGCGGCGCCGGAATCAACGCCAACTGAACGAAGTCAGGGGCCCTTTGCGATATTCGAGGCTGTCCGGGCACGGTGGCCGGGGTGGTGGGAGCCGGACTGAACGAAGTGTCCGCGGGCTTGCCGGGAGGCGCTTGCCCGTACGACGGAGCGCTGCTGATGATCCTTCGGAGCAGAGGTCGCCGGCCGGTCCGGCCGGGCGCCGACACCATCAACGGTCGGAGGACGACGCCGTGTTCAAGGTCGTGATCAACCACGAGGAGCAGCACTCCATCTGGCCCGCGGACCGGGAGGCCCCGGCCGGCTGGACGGAGGTCGGCGTGGCCGGCAGCAAGGACGAGTGCCTGGAGTACGTCCGCGGCGCGTGGCCGGACATCACCCCGCTGAGCGTCCGCCGGGCCCTCGCCGAGTCCTGA